DNA from Anaerolineae bacterium:
ATAAAAAATGAAACAATAATGCGAATAATTGCTGGAAAGTTTAAAAGTACAAAGTTGTTCATCCCCCTGGATAAAGAAACAAGACCCCCTCCCCATCCCACCGGAGCGCTGGCGGCTGTACCGCTCCCGCGGGCTCACCCCGCCCCCCACGGACAACCCCGACGGCGGCCATCAAGGCGTGGACTTCACCTACTGGGAAGGCGCGTATGGGCACTTCGTCTCCCTCCCGGTGCAGGCCCTTTTTGCGGGCCAGGTGGCAGGCGTCGAGCGCGGGCGCTTCCCTTACGGCAACGCGGTGATGATCGCGACCCGCGCCGAGGCCCTTTCCCCGGCCTGGCAAGACCTTCTGGGGCTGCAGCCGAGGGAGGCCCTGTACACGCTCTACGCCCACCTGGCCGAACCGCCCCCCTTCGCCATCGGGCAGGCCGTCGCCTGCGGCGAAACCCTGGGCCATATGGGCTGCAGCGGCAACTGCGGCAATCCCCACCTGCACCTGGAATTGCGCCGCGGCCCGGCCGGTGAAACCTTTCCCCAGGGGTGGACCTTCCAGAGCCGCGAACACTCCGAAGCCTCCGACCAAGCCTACCGCTGGTGGCGCTTCGAGGGGCCCTTCGCCCTGCTGGACCCGTGGGAAATCCTCCTCCAGGCCCGGGAGCGTGGCCTGCTCTCGCAACCCTGAGCCTCTACAGCCCCTGCCTCAAGGTCGGTTTCTCAAAAAAAGAAAGTCCCTGGGGGAAGAATCCGCCCCCGAGATCCGGCGGACGGGGTAGAAACCCCGAACGCGCCTTGCTGGCGCATCGGAGGATGTTGAAGAGCACCTCCAACAAATCCAGGCGCTGCTAGCCACCACCCGCCAGTGCAAAACAAAGCCCATCGGTACTGCTTCCAGAAGGCACGTCGCCTGTCCCGCGGCCAGATCTACATTTCCCCTCTGGATCTCAATCGGGAATTCGGGGCCCTGGAATTTCCTCTGCACCCCGTATTGCGCTACGCCCTCCCCCTGTACCGGGGGCAAGAGTGGGTGGACGTCCTGGTGGTCAACTTGCACGCCCAACCTTTGCTGGACATCCTGTACGAAAGCAACCGCCGCCGGTAGCACGCCGTGGACCTGCTCCCGGTGGATCAGCAAGGGTGCTACCTGGCGCATCCCGACCCCGCGAAACGCTGGGGCGGGCCCAAGGACCTCGACATCCAAGGGGGCCTATGGAACGATGCGCCCCACCAGGCCGCCGCCATCCTCTCCGGCCAGCCCGGACATGTTCGGGTGGGCGACGAAGTCTGGGTATATCGGCCTGTCTATCCCTCCCCTGAG
Protein-coding regions in this window:
- a CDS encoding M23 family metallopeptidase produces the protein MLESLKVQSCSSPWIKKQDPLPIPPERWRLYRSRGLTPPPTDNPDGGHQGVDFTYWEGAYGHFVSLPVQALFAGQVAGVERGRFPYGNAVMIATRAEALSPAWQDLLGLQPREALYTLYAHLAEPPPFAIGQAVACGETLGHMGCSGNCGNPHLHLELRRGPAGETFPQGWTFQSREHSEASDQAYRWWRFEGPFALLDPWEILLQARERGLLSQP